In one window of Duganella dendranthematis DNA:
- a CDS encoding NAD(P)/FAD-dependent oxidoreductase has product MQTQRKQRIAIVGAGISGLAAAYFLQRRHDVVLFEAGSYLGGHANTVDILVEGQHCAVDTGFLVYNEKTYPNLIALLDELGVESIASDMSFGVSMDDGALEWAGTNLDTVFAQRRNALSPAFLGMLRDILHFNGHAEEFLLRSSADGATLGELLTRQGYGRLFRDGYLLPMAAAIWSSSPSDILAFPAATFLRFCLNHALLQVNDRPQWRTVRGGSRNYVHAIATTLADYRLNTPVRSLRRVDGKVLVETAAQTDIFDAVVLATHAPATLAMLSDASAGERAILGAVRYQPNTAWLHTDARLMPQRRKVWSAWNYLSTQQADGSRPVCVSYWLNQLQSLPFRTPVVVTLNPPTPPAADTVLARFEYDHPIMDQPAIDAQQALARIQGTSGLWYAGAWTGYGFHEDGLKSALRIAAAFDAAPAWMSLP; this is encoded by the coding sequence ATGCAAACGCAACGCAAGCAACGCATCGCCATTGTCGGCGCCGGCATTTCCGGCCTGGCCGCCGCCTACTTCCTGCAGCGCCGCCACGACGTGGTGCTGTTTGAAGCCGGCAGCTATCTGGGCGGCCACGCCAATACGGTGGATATCCTGGTCGAAGGCCAGCATTGCGCCGTGGATACCGGTTTCCTGGTCTATAACGAGAAAACCTATCCGAACCTGATTGCCCTGCTGGATGAGCTGGGCGTGGAAAGCATCGCCAGCGATATGTCGTTTGGCGTTTCCATGGACGACGGCGCGCTGGAATGGGCCGGCACCAATCTCGATACGGTGTTTGCCCAGCGCCGCAACGCGCTCTCGCCGGCTTTCCTCGGCATGCTGCGCGATATCCTGCATTTCAATGGTCATGCCGAGGAATTCCTGCTGCGCAGTTCGGCGGATGGCGCCACGCTGGGCGAACTGCTGACGCGCCAGGGCTATGGTCGCCTGTTCCGCGACGGCTATCTGCTGCCGATGGCGGCTGCCATCTGGTCCAGTTCGCCAAGCGACATTCTGGCGTTCCCTGCCGCGACTTTCCTGCGTTTTTGCCTGAATCACGCGCTGTTGCAGGTCAACGACCGGCCGCAATGGCGCACCGTGCGCGGCGGCTCGCGCAACTACGTGCACGCGATTGCCACCACGCTGGCCGATTACCGGTTGAATACGCCGGTGCGGTCGCTGCGCCGCGTCGACGGCAAGGTGCTGGTCGAGACCGCCGCGCAAACGGACATCTTTGACGCGGTGGTACTGGCCACCCATGCGCCGGCCACGCTGGCCATGCTGTCCGACGCCAGCGCCGGTGAGCGCGCTATTCTAGGCGCGGTGCGCTATCAGCCCAACACCGCCTGGCTGCATACCGATGCGCGCCTGATGCCGCAGCGGCGCAAAGTCTGGTCGGCATGGAATTATCTGTCGACGCAGCAGGCCGATGGCAGCCGTCCGGTGTGCGTCAGCTACTGGCTGAACCAGCTACAAAGCCTGCCGTTCCGCACGCCGGTGGTTGTGACGCTCAATCCACCGACGCCGCCGGCGGCCGATACCGTGCTGGCGCGATTTGAATACGATCATCCGATCATGGACCAGCCGGCCATCGACGCCCAGCAGGCGCTGGCGCGCATTCAGGGCACAAGCGGCCTGTGGTATGCCGGCGCGTGGACCGGCTACGGTTTCCATGAAGACGGCTTGAAGTCCGCGCTGCGCATCGCCGCCGCCTTCGATGCCGCACCGGCCTGGATGTCGCTGCCATGA
- a CDS encoding TetR/AcrR family transcriptional regulator, producing the protein MSILSKFSFKDQAFKLRESAILDATTSVLGTKGYDLMTMDDVAGAVGISKPSLYKHFKSKEELVGEAMIRLLDGAIDQMAAMDAALTPVQKLSALLEWALRVRLAGGLPFLPSTSAHVRDMLMRNVKYMLRVVKLNRQLEALVKQAQKDGDLNAALPSDVILFSYYARTCDPAVEFLSKFSKMSDDAIVQHMLTVAFKGL; encoded by the coding sequence ATGAGTATTCTCTCCAAATTCAGCTTCAAAGACCAGGCGTTTAAACTGCGCGAGAGCGCCATCCTGGACGCGACCACCTCGGTACTGGGCACCAAGGGCTATGACCTGATGACTATGGACGATGTGGCCGGCGCGGTTGGCATCTCCAAACCGAGCCTGTATAAGCACTTCAAATCCAAGGAAGAATTGGTGGGCGAGGCGATGATCCGCCTGCTGGATGGCGCCATCGATCAGATGGCGGCGATGGATGCGGCGCTGACGCCGGTGCAGAAACTGTCGGCCCTGCTGGAGTGGGCGCTGCGGGTGCGGCTGGCCGGCGGCTTGCCATTCCTGCCATCGACCAGTGCGCATGTGCGCGATATGTTGATGCGCAACGTGAAGTATATGCTGCGCGTGGTCAAGTTGAACCGCCAGTTGGAAGCGCTGGTCAAGCAGGCGCAAAAGGACGGCGACCTGAACGCCGCCTTGCCGAGTGACGTGATCCTGTTCAGCTATTACGCCCGCACCTGCGATCCCGCCGTGGAATTCCTGAGCAAATTCAGCAAGATGAGCGACGACGCCATCGTGCAGCACATGCTGACGGTGGCGTTCAAGGGCCTCTGA
- a CDS encoding branched-chain amino acid ABC transporter permease produces MELFLQQVLNGLTLGGVYCLVALGLTLVYGILHVPNFAHGAFYMAGAYCAFFLIERLGFNYWLAMAGAAVAVALLSVLAERLVFHPLRKAPYLHHMIASIGILLFLESGVQALWGADFHRMATPYSQILSFGDVTLPAQRLLIIVAAFVLVLLLQLFLKKTITGATIVAMAQNRDGAALVGIDANRVAMMTFAIAGVLAAMAAVLYAPINLVYSSMGHLVITKAFVIIVLGGMGSVPGAIAGGLIIGFAESFGAFYISTDYKDIIAFVLLVAILSLRPEGLFRKGAY; encoded by the coding sequence ATGGAGTTATTCCTGCAGCAGGTCCTCAATGGACTGACGTTGGGTGGCGTCTATTGCCTGGTGGCGCTGGGGCTGACACTGGTCTACGGCATCCTGCATGTGCCCAACTTTGCCCATGGCGCGTTTTACATGGCCGGCGCCTATTGCGCCTTCTTCCTGATCGAGCGGCTGGGCTTCAACTACTGGCTGGCGATGGCCGGCGCGGCGGTCGCCGTCGCGTTGTTGTCCGTACTGGCGGAGCGGCTGGTGTTCCATCCGCTGCGCAAGGCCCCCTACCTGCATCACATGATCGCGTCGATCGGCATCCTGCTGTTTCTCGAGTCCGGTGTGCAGGCGCTGTGGGGTGCGGACTTCCATCGCATGGCGACACCCTACTCGCAGATCCTGTCGTTTGGCGATGTCACGCTACCGGCGCAGCGGCTGCTGATTATCGTGGCGGCGTTCGTGCTGGTGCTGCTGTTGCAGCTCTTCCTAAAAAAGACCATCACCGGCGCCACCATCGTCGCCATGGCGCAGAACCGTGACGGCGCGGCGCTGGTCGGCATCGACGCCAACCGGGTGGCGATGATGACCTTTGCCATCGCCGGCGTACTGGCTGCGATGGCCGCAGTACTGTATGCGCCAATCAACCTGGTCTACAGCTCGATGGGGCATCTGGTGATTACCAAGGCCTTTGTGATCATCGTGCTGGGTGGCATGGGTAGCGTGCCGGGTGCGATTGCCGGCGGGCTGATCATTGGCTTCGCCGAGTCCTTCGGCGCGTTCTATATCTCCACCGATTACAAGGACATCATCGCCTTTGTGCTGCTGGTGGCGATTTTGTCGCTGCGCCCGGAAGGCCTGTTCCGCAAAGGAGCGTACTGA
- a CDS encoding DUF1365 domain-containing protein translates to MKSPAAQLVHARVMHARLRPVFHRFVYPVFYVRVNLARLEECQSAWFGVNRRRPLSIRTRDYGPRDGSDLQQWMRTLLDTHGIKADGEIWLQTFPRVFGCVFNPVSFWHCHDASGRLCAVLAEVNNTFGETHRYLLQLDGNAHGACQKQMHVSPFCETRGSYRFRFRLNAERAHTAIDYHDEQGLLIRTTLSGQAQPMASVAAAAALLRYPLLGLGIVFRIHWQALRLWLKGVPFFGKPPRSIPHITVHEEPLP, encoded by the coding sequence ATGAAGTCGCCAGCCGCCCAACTGGTCCACGCCCGTGTGATGCATGCGCGCCTGCGGCCGGTCTTTCACCGCTTTGTCTACCCGGTGTTTTATGTACGGGTGAACCTGGCGCGGCTGGAGGAGTGCCAGTCGGCCTGGTTCGGCGTCAACCGCCGCAGGCCGCTGTCGATCCGCACCCGCGACTACGGTCCGCGCGACGGCAGCGATCTGCAACAGTGGATGCGCACGCTGCTGGACACGCACGGCATCAAGGCCGATGGCGAAATCTGGCTGCAAACTTTTCCGCGCGTCTTTGGCTGCGTATTCAATCCAGTGAGTTTCTGGCACTGCCATGATGCCAGCGGCCGACTGTGTGCGGTGCTGGCCGAGGTCAACAACACCTTTGGCGAAACCCATCGCTACCTGCTGCAACTGGACGGCAACGCCCACGGCGCCTGCCAGAAGCAGATGCACGTCTCGCCATTCTGCGAAACGCGGGGTAGCTACCGTTTTCGCTTCCGCCTGAATGCCGAGCGTGCGCACACCGCCATCGATTACCACGACGAACAAGGTCTGCTGATCCGCACCACGCTGTCCGGCCAGGCGCAGCCTATGGCTAGCGTCGCCGCAGCGGCCGCCCTGTTGCGCTACCCGCTGCTGGGACTGGGCATCGTGTTCCGCATTCACTGGCAAGCGCTGCGGCTGTGGCTGAAGGGCGTGCCCTTCTTCGGCAAGCCGCCGCGATCCATTCCCCATATCACCGTCCACGAGGAGCCGCTCCCATGA
- a CDS encoding ABC transporter ATP-binding protein yields MLELTSVTKRFGGLSAVNGISVGFERGTINAIIGPNGAGKTTFFNLISGVMPLSEGRIVIDGRDVTGLRADQMARIGVGRTFQSTTLFDNASVLDNLIVGHRIRTRSNLLDVVFGTRRLRDEEAACRRKARDALDFVGLAHIEARLAGDISQEERKRVAFALALATDPTLLLLDEPAGGVNPEETVGLADLIRKMKRSGLTICLIEHKMDMIMNLADKILVLNYGEKIAEGTPAEVRANPVVIEAYLGSDHAHA; encoded by the coding sequence GTGCTTGAACTGACCTCCGTGACCAAACGCTTCGGCGGGCTAAGCGCCGTCAACGGCATCAGCGTCGGCTTCGAGCGCGGCACCATCAACGCCATCATCGGGCCGAACGGCGCAGGCAAGACCACTTTCTTCAACCTGATCAGTGGCGTGATGCCGCTCAGCGAAGGCCGCATCGTCATCGATGGCCGCGACGTCACCGGCCTGCGCGCCGACCAGATGGCGCGCATCGGCGTCGGCCGCACCTTCCAGTCCACCACGCTGTTCGACAATGCCAGCGTGCTGGACAACCTGATCGTCGGCCATCGCATACGCACCCGCTCCAACCTGCTTGACGTCGTGTTCGGCACGCGTCGCCTGCGCGACGAGGAAGCCGCCTGCCGCCGCAAGGCCCGCGACGCGCTGGACTTCGTCGGCCTGGCGCATATCGAGGCGCGCCTGGCCGGCGACATTTCGCAGGAAGAACGCAAACGCGTCGCCTTCGCGCTGGCGCTGGCCACCGATCCCACGCTGCTGTTGCTGGATGAGCCGGCCGGTGGCGTCAATCCCGAGGAAACCGTGGGTCTGGCCGACTTGATCCGCAAAATGAAGCGCAGCGGCCTGACCATCTGCCTGATCGAACACAAGATGGACATGATCATGAATCTGGCCGACAAGATCCTGGTGCTGAACTACGGCGAAAAGATCGCCGAAGGCACACCGGCCGAAGTGCGCGCCAATCCGGTCGTCATCGAAGCCTACCTGGGGAGCGACCATGCTCACGCTTGA
- a CDS encoding IclR family transcriptional regulator yields MQAGLEERYFITALARGLDVLACFRVADKGLSNQQIAERCGLPKSTITRITYTLTRLGYLAQDANHKYVLGTATLRLGSTMLQGLDIRELARPMMQALADSTGTTVAIAVRDRLSMIYVDVCRSTAALSLSLQVGARLQLAASAIGRAYLAKASAAERQEILSRSRELDDVVYDSMQQGVARALHDEAEFGCATSFGEWQQDINGIAVSFMPISGGQRMSINCGGPSSSISQEYLLNEVRPRLVAIARRLES; encoded by the coding sequence ATGCAGGCAGGTCTGGAAGAACGGTATTTCATCACGGCACTGGCGCGCGGACTGGACGTGCTGGCGTGCTTCCGCGTGGCCGATAAGGGGCTGAGCAACCAGCAGATTGCCGAACGCTGCGGCTTGCCCAAGTCGACCATCACGCGCATCACCTACACGCTGACCCGGCTCGGCTATCTGGCGCAGGACGCCAATCACAAATACGTGCTGGGCACGGCCACGCTGCGGCTGGGCAGCACCATGCTGCAAGGGCTGGATATCCGGGAGCTGGCGCGGCCGATGATGCAGGCGCTGGCCGATTCGACCGGCACCACAGTCGCCATCGCCGTGCGCGACCGGCTGTCGATGATTTATGTGGATGTGTGCCGCAGCACGGCGGCGCTGTCGTTGTCGCTACAAGTCGGCGCGCGGCTGCAACTGGCCGCCTCGGCGATCGGGCGGGCTTATCTGGCCAAGGCGTCGGCAGCGGAGCGGCAGGAAATACTCAGCCGCAGTCGGGAGCTGGATGACGTGGTCTACGACAGCATGCAGCAAGGCGTGGCGCGGGCACTGCACGATGAAGCGGAATTCGGCTGCGCCACGTCGTTCGGCGAGTGGCAGCAGGACATCAACGGCATCGCCGTCAGCTTCATGCCGATCTCGGGTGGACAGCGCATGTCGATCAACTGCGGCGGGCCGTCATCCAGCATCTCGCAAGAATATTTGCTGAACGAAGTACGCCCCCGCCTGGTCGCCATTGCCCGGCGGCTGGAATCCTGA
- a CDS encoding ABC transporter substrate-binding protein → MYHFPRFKAVALVLSLAVSGAHAQDIIKIGYSGPLSGGAALYGKSVLNGMQMAAAEINAAPVEIGGKRYKVEIVALDDKYNPSETGINLQRLVQQHQTAAVLVPHSGGVFAAQASNEKLKVLLLAYTSLPAATERGNKLTVRIPPDFTTYISPFIKAAMSKYGKNVGLAQADHDYAKAWSAAFKPAWEAAGGKVVADNPMSYNKAADFYSGVSRVIQAKPDVLFIGGASEPTALVAKQARELGFKGAFIVLDQAKLDEMAKITGGYSTLEGAVGVMPMSGDDRPDAVAFTTRYRKLNEGKDPSSEVALNYTAVHATIAAMKLAGTVSDATAIRAQMDQAFRKLPGQYNPASVEGLDAKGGAIVNAIVASVENGKLKGQLLRSNAAGQ, encoded by the coding sequence ATGTACCATTTCCCCCGCTTCAAAGCAGTAGCGCTCGTGCTGAGCCTGGCCGTCAGCGGCGCGCATGCGCAGGACATCATCAAAATCGGCTATTCCGGCCCGCTGAGCGGCGGCGCGGCGCTGTATGGCAAGAGCGTGCTGAACGGCATGCAGATGGCGGCCGCCGAAATCAACGCTGCGCCGGTCGAGATCGGCGGCAAGCGCTACAAGGTCGAGATCGTCGCGCTGGATGACAAATACAACCCTAGCGAGACCGGCATTAACCTGCAACGCCTGGTGCAGCAGCATCAGACCGCCGCCGTGCTGGTACCGCACTCGGGCGGCGTGTTTGCAGCGCAGGCGTCCAATGAAAAGTTGAAAGTGCTGCTGCTGGCCTACACCAGCCTGCCCGCTGCGACTGAGCGCGGCAACAAGCTGACGGTGCGCATTCCGCCCGACTTCACCACCTATATTTCGCCCTTCATCAAGGCGGCCATGAGCAAATACGGCAAGAACGTGGGGCTGGCCCAGGCCGATCATGACTACGCCAAAGCCTGGTCGGCCGCCTTCAAGCCGGCATGGGAGGCGGCCGGCGGCAAGGTGGTAGCGGACAATCCGATGTCGTACAACAAGGCGGCCGACTTCTACAGCGGCGTCAGCCGCGTGATCCAGGCCAAGCCGGACGTGTTGTTCATCGGCGGTGCGTCGGAACCGACCGCGCTGGTGGCCAAGCAGGCGCGCGAGCTGGGCTTCAAGGGAGCATTCATCGTGCTCGACCAGGCCAAGCTGGACGAGATGGCCAAGATCACCGGCGGCTACAGCACGCTGGAAGGCGCGGTCGGCGTGATGCCGATGAGCGGCGACGACCGGCCCGATGCGGTCGCCTTCACCACGCGCTATCGCAAGCTGAACGAAGGCAAGGATCCCAGCAGCGAAGTGGCGCTGAACTATACGGCAGTACACGCCACCATTGCGGCGATGAAGCTGGCCGGCACCGTCAGCGACGCCACCGCCATCCGCGCGCAGATGGATCAAGCCTTCCGCAAACTGCCGGGCCAATACAATCCGGCCAGCGTGGAAGGACTGGACGCCAAGGGCGGCGCCATCGTCAACGCCATTGTGGCGTCGGTAGAAAACGGCAAGCTGAAAGGCCAGCTGCTGCGCTCGAACGCAGCCGGCCAGTAA
- a CDS encoding calcium:proton antiporter, which translates to MKIQASLPIWTIAAPVLGWLAIGGKSLLGGEGAPSALMLVVLAACLFGGVLAAVFHAEVVAHKIGEPFGTLVLAVAVTSIEVALIVSLMVAGGAETTGLARDTVYAAVMLILNGMVGLCLLAGGNRHGEQSFTATGVSAALATLAAISVLTMVLPNYTITTPGPSYNSSQLIFIAVISLVLYGTFVLVQTVRHREYFLPQEGTAAEDEHGPVASSRMAWVSGALLLVCLGSVVLLAKSLSPSLEAAVLKMGAPKALVGIIIAAVVLLPEGIAAFQAARANRLQTSLNLALGSALASIGLTIPCVAIVALMNGWTLTLGIDIKSTVLLLLSLIVTSLSLTGGRTTIMQGTILLTIFAVYLFVTIVP; encoded by the coding sequence ATGAAAATACAAGCCTCCCTCCCTATCTGGACCATCGCTGCACCCGTACTCGGCTGGCTGGCGATTGGCGGAAAGTCGCTGCTCGGCGGGGAGGGCGCGCCTTCGGCGCTGATGCTGGTGGTGCTGGCCGCCTGCTTGTTCGGCGGCGTGCTGGCCGCAGTGTTCCATGCCGAGGTGGTGGCGCACAAGATCGGTGAACCGTTCGGCACGCTGGTGCTGGCGGTGGCGGTGACCTCGATCGAGGTGGCGCTGATCGTCTCGCTGATGGTGGCGGGCGGTGCGGAAACCACCGGACTGGCGCGCGATACCGTGTATGCGGCGGTGATGCTGATCCTGAACGGCATGGTCGGCCTGTGTCTGCTGGCCGGCGGCAACCGGCACGGCGAGCAAAGCTTTACGGCCACCGGCGTGTCGGCCGCGCTGGCGACGCTGGCGGCGATTTCGGTGCTGACCATGGTGCTGCCGAATTACACCATCACCACGCCCGGTCCGTCCTACAACAGCAGCCAGCTGATTTTCATCGCGGTGATTTCGCTGGTTTTGTACGGCACGTTTGTGCTGGTGCAGACGGTGCGGCACCGCGAATATTTCCTGCCGCAGGAAGGGACGGCCGCCGAGGATGAGCATGGCCCGGTGGCCTCGTCGCGCATGGCGTGGGTCAGCGGCGCCTTGCTGCTGGTGTGCCTCGGTTCCGTGGTGTTGCTGGCCAAGTCCCTGTCGCCGTCGCTGGAAGCTGCGGTGCTGAAGATGGGCGCGCCGAAAGCGCTGGTGGGGATCATCATCGCGGCCGTGGTGCTGCTGCCGGAGGGGATTGCCGCGTTCCAGGCCGCACGTGCCAACCGGCTGCAGACCAGCCTGAATCTGGCGCTCGGCTCGGCGTTGGCCAGCATCGGCCTGACGATTCCCTGCGTGGCGATTGTGGCGTTGATGAACGGCTGGACGCTGACGCTGGGCATCGACATCAAATCGACCGTGTTGCTGCTGCTGTCGCTGATCGTTACCTCGCTGTCGCTGACCGGCGGCCGCACCAC
- a CDS encoding SAM-dependent methyltransferase, whose protein sequence is MSQTLSTTTQAAPAAARVFLNLLGRIRLGHLELITPDHTRMVFGNAHAGPGATLEVHDWRACGRILRAGDIGLAEAWAAGWISSPDLVALLRLALLNEAALEPALFGGVLARCWYRLRHWLRPNTRSGSRRNIHSHYDIGNDFYRLWLDPSWTYSAAIFDGDYTQPLAQAQHRKYQRIIDTLGLRAGDRVLEVGCGWGGFAEQAARQGIQVHGVTISPSQLAIARGRIDAAGLGKLAQLELRDYRDIDGTYDAVVSIEMFEAVGERYWSEYFDTLAARLKPGGQALVQSITIDERHFERYRSTADFIQEYIFPGGMLPSVERFEQHAADAGLCCTEHFAFGRDYAETLRRWRTAYHATAAQSSALGLDTHFMRIWDLYFAYCEAAFDEGRTDVVQFHLHKA, encoded by the coding sequence ATGAGTCAAACGCTGTCGACCACCACGCAGGCCGCTCCCGCCGCCGCGCGGGTGTTCCTGAATCTGCTGGGCCGCATCCGCCTCGGCCATCTGGAACTGATCACGCCTGACCATACGCGCATGGTATTTGGCAACGCCCACGCCGGCCCCGGCGCAACGCTGGAAGTACACGACTGGCGCGCGTGCGGCCGCATCCTGCGCGCCGGCGACATTGGCCTGGCCGAGGCCTGGGCCGCCGGCTGGATCAGCAGTCCGGATCTGGTCGCGCTGCTGCGGCTGGCATTGCTCAATGAGGCGGCGCTGGAGCCGGCGCTGTTTGGCGGCGTTCTGGCGCGTTGCTGGTATCGCCTGCGCCATTGGCTGCGGCCGAATACCCGCAGCGGCAGCCGACGCAATATTCATAGCCACTACGATATCGGCAACGATTTTTATCGCTTGTGGCTGGACCCGAGCTGGACTTATTCGGCCGCGATCTTTGACGGCGATTACACCCAGCCGCTGGCGCAGGCGCAGCACCGCAAATACCAGCGCATCATCGACACGCTGGGCCTGCGCGCCGGCGACCGGGTACTGGAAGTGGGCTGCGGCTGGGGTGGCTTTGCCGAACAGGCGGCGCGTCAGGGCATCCAGGTACATGGCGTAACGATCTCGCCGTCGCAGCTGGCGATCGCGCGCGGTCGTATCGACGCTGCCGGTCTGGGCAAGCTGGCGCAACTGGAACTGCGCGATTACCGCGACATCGACGGTACTTATGACGCAGTGGTGTCGATTGAGATGTTTGAAGCGGTGGGTGAGCGCTACTGGTCGGAATATTTCGACACGCTGGCGGCGCGCCTGAAACCCGGCGGCCAGGCGCTGGTGCAGTCGATCACGATAGACGAGCGGCACTTCGAACGCTATCGCAGCACGGCTGACTTTATCCAGGAGTACATCTTCCCCGGCGGCATGCTGCCGAGCGTGGAGCGTTTTGAGCAGCACGCCGCCGACGCTGGCCTGTGCTGCACGGAACACTTCGCGTTCGGCCGCGATTACGCCGAAACGCTGCGCCGCTGGCGCACGGCCTATCACGCCACCGCCGCGCAATCGAGCGCACTCGGCCTGGACACCCATTTCATGCGCATCTGGGACCTGTATTTCGCATACTGCGAAGCTGCATTCGACGAGGGCCGGACCGATGTTGTTCAATTCCACCTGCACAAAGCCTGA
- a CDS encoding branched-chain amino acid ABC transporter permease, translating into MNAKIGWSALLALGLAFPFMAGNDYHLTVMSTAYIYAIATVGLNLITGYTGQFNLAHSGFMAVGAYTVGILTVDYQVPFWIAFALSGVVAAGIGFFVGLVSLRLKTHFFSIFTMCVGYIMFLLIEKWDSLTHGTGGIVGIPAPESAFGLDFSEPRTQYYLVLLFLALSMWIMHRIVNSLLGRTFVAIRNGDDLAQALGINLMRNKLLAFMLSVFFAGLAGGLYAGYVRFLGPELASVEHTFDMTMYMLIGGIGTMAGPLLGAVSMPWLTQQLQFLQDYRFVVFGPLLVALVIFLPHGIVGTWMARRKRKAAQQVSVPPVRLPAGKGVRRA; encoded by the coding sequence ATGAATGCCAAGATTGGCTGGAGCGCGCTGCTTGCGCTGGGTCTGGCCTTCCCTTTCATGGCCGGCAATGACTATCACCTGACTGTGATGTCGACCGCCTATATCTATGCGATTGCCACCGTCGGCCTGAACCTGATCACCGGCTACACCGGCCAGTTCAACCTGGCGCACAGCGGATTTATGGCGGTCGGCGCCTACACGGTCGGCATCCTGACCGTGGATTACCAGGTGCCGTTCTGGATCGCGTTCGCATTGTCCGGCGTGGTGGCGGCCGGCATCGGTTTCTTCGTCGGCCTGGTATCGTTGCGCCTGAAGACCCATTTCTTCTCGATCTTTACCATGTGCGTCGGCTACATCATGTTCCTGCTGATCGAGAAATGGGACAGCCTGACGCACGGCACCGGCGGCATCGTCGGCATTCCGGCGCCGGAGTCCGCGTTCGGCCTCGACTTCTCCGAGCCGCGCACGCAATACTATCTGGTGCTGCTATTCCTGGCGTTGAGCATGTGGATCATGCATCGCATCGTCAACTCGCTGCTGGGCCGCACCTTTGTGGCGATCCGCAATGGCGACGATCTGGCGCAGGCGCTCGGCATCAACCTGATGCGCAACAAGCTGCTGGCCTTCATGCTGTCGGTGTTCTTTGCGGGACTGGCGGGCGGGCTGTATGCCGGCTATGTGCGCTTCCTCGGCCCGGAGCTGGCCAGCGTCGAGCATACCTTCGACATGACGATGTACATGCTGATCGGCGGCATCGGCACCATGGCCGGGCCGCTGCTCGGTGCGGTCAGCATGCCGTGGCTGACGCAGCAGTTGCAGTTCCTGCAAGACTATCGCTTCGTCGTGTTCGGCCCGCTGCTGGTGGCGCTGGTGATCTTCCTGCCGCATGGCATTGTCGGCACCTGGATGGCGCGTCGCAAGCGCAAGGCGGCGCAACAGGTGAGCGTGCCGCCGGTGCGCCTGCCCGCCGGCAAAGGAGTGCGCCGTGCTTGA
- a CDS encoding ABC transporter ATP-binding protein, which translates to MLTLDKVSLSYGSFQALHGVDIHADEGELVVLLGANGAGKSSIFHAMSGLRRASGGSIRFGGRELVGRKPSQIVEDGLVHCPEGRKLFPGMSVLKNLTLGGYVHRRDSKGSQRLLDDVFALFPILHEKKDCPAGSLSGGQQQMVAIGRALMGRPKALLLDEPSLGLAPLVVRQMFEIIARINKAGTTVLLAEQNAYAALNIASRAYVIEQGRIVLEGSREELLGNEQVRKAYIGA; encoded by the coding sequence ATGCTCACGCTTGACAAGGTATCGCTATCCTACGGCAGCTTCCAGGCGCTGCACGGCGTCGACATTCACGCCGACGAAGGCGAACTGGTGGTGCTGCTGGGCGCCAACGGTGCCGGCAAGAGCTCCATCTTCCACGCCATGAGCGGCTTGCGGCGCGCCAGCGGCGGCAGCATCCGCTTCGGTGGACGCGAACTGGTCGGCCGCAAGCCGTCGCAGATTGTCGAGGATGGACTGGTGCACTGCCCGGAAGGACGCAAACTGTTCCCCGGCATGTCGGTGCTGAAGAACCTGACGCTCGGCGGCTACGTCCACCGGCGCGACAGCAAGGGCAGCCAGCGCCTGCTCGACGACGTGTTCGCGCTGTTCCCCATCCTGCATGAAAAGAAGGATTGCCCGGCCGGATCGCTGTCCGGCGGCCAGCAGCAGATGGTGGCCATCGGCCGCGCGCTGATGGGCCGGCCCAAGGCGCTGCTGCTGGATGAACCTTCGCTGGGGCTGGCGCCGCTGGTGGTCAGGCAGATGTTCGAGATCATCGCCCGCATCAATAAAGCCGGCACGACCGTGCTGCTGGCGGAACAGAACGCCTATGCGGCGCTGAATATCGCCAGCCGCGCCTACGTCATCGAGCAAGGGCGGATCGTCCTGGAAGGAAGTCGTGAAGAATTGCTCGGCAACGAGCAAGTGCGCAAGGCCTATATTGGCGCCTAG